A single genomic interval of Spirosoma linguale DSM 74 harbors:
- a CDS encoding dihydroxy-acid dehydratase (KEGG: pin:Ping_2151 dihydroxy-acid dehydratase~TIGRFAM: dihydroxy-acid dehydratase~PFAM: dihydroxy-acid and 6-phosphogluconate dehydratase), translated as MLIMITDQSTTELNRFSRTLTQEISNPAAKAMLYGVGLSEADMQKPQIGIASTGYEGNTCNMHLNGLSVYVKQGIQASGLVGLIFNTIGVSDGMTNGNDGMRYSLPSRDLIADSIESVVAAQWYDGVVTVVGCDKNMPGAVMAMARLDRPGIMVYGGTIRSGHYKGQKLDIVSAFEALGKKYAGNISDEDYEGVIKNSIPGAGACGGMYTANTMASSIEAMGLSLPFSSSYPATHEGKQEECKKIGAAMRVLLERNITPADIITRKSLENALTIVMALGGSTNAVLHYLAIARAAGIELTLDEIQAISDRVPFLADLKPSGKYYMEDMLAIGGVPAVMKYLYQNGMLHGDCITVTGKTVAENLADAPDLNFETQQIVRPLSNPIKPTGHIQIMRGNLSPTGSVAKITGKEGLRFDGTAKVCEHEGEVIDALQKGEILPGQVIVIRNAGPKGGPGMSEMLKPTSAIMGAGLGDKVALITDGRFSGGTHGFVVGHVTPEAFDGGPIALVHDGDRITIDATTRQLILHISDEEMAQRKSEWKQPAPRFTKGTLGKYIRNVKSASEGCVTDEA; from the coding sequence ATGTTAATTATGATTACCGATCAGTCAACTACCGAATTAAATCGCTTTAGTCGCACGCTCACACAGGAAATATCGAATCCCGCAGCCAAAGCTATGCTGTATGGAGTCGGCTTGAGTGAGGCCGATATGCAAAAACCCCAAATTGGTATTGCCAGCACGGGTTATGAAGGCAATACCTGTAACATGCACCTAAACGGTCTATCTGTTTATGTGAAGCAAGGCATTCAGGCAAGCGGATTGGTCGGATTGATCTTTAACACCATAGGCGTATCAGATGGCATGACCAATGGCAACGATGGTATGCGCTACTCGCTTCCCAGCCGGGATTTGATTGCTGATTCCATTGAATCGGTAGTAGCAGCTCAATGGTACGATGGTGTTGTAACCGTGGTTGGCTGTGACAAAAACATGCCGGGTGCCGTTATGGCCATGGCGCGTCTCGACCGGCCCGGTATTATGGTATATGGCGGCACCATCCGGTCGGGTCATTATAAAGGACAGAAATTAGACATCGTTTCGGCGTTTGAAGCGCTGGGTAAAAAATACGCGGGCAACATTTCGGACGAAGATTACGAGGGCGTAATCAAAAACTCGATTCCGGGTGCCGGTGCCTGTGGCGGTATGTATACGGCCAATACCATGGCCAGCAGCATTGAAGCGATGGGGTTAAGCTTGCCCTTCAGCAGCAGCTACCCGGCCACCCACGAAGGTAAACAGGAAGAGTGCAAAAAAATTGGTGCAGCCATGCGCGTGTTGCTCGAACGCAACATCACCCCTGCCGACATCATTACCCGTAAATCGCTCGAAAACGCACTCACGATTGTTATGGCATTGGGCGGCTCTACCAATGCGGTACTGCATTACCTGGCCATTGCCCGGGCAGCCGGTATTGAGCTAACCCTCGACGAAATTCAGGCGATCAGCGACCGGGTTCCGTTCCTGGCCGATCTGAAGCCAAGTGGTAAATACTATATGGAAGATATGCTCGCCATTGGGGGTGTACCAGCCGTAATGAAGTACCTCTACCAAAACGGCATGCTGCACGGCGACTGTATAACCGTAACCGGTAAAACCGTAGCTGAAAACCTCGCCGACGCGCCTGATCTGAATTTCGAGACACAGCAGATTGTACGGCCGCTGAGCAATCCGATCAAACCAACCGGCCACATTCAAATCATGCGCGGCAACTTGTCGCCAACCGGCTCAGTTGCCAAGATTACGGGTAAAGAAGGTCTACGTTTCGACGGTACTGCAAAAGTATGTGAGCACGAAGGCGAAGTAATCGACGCCCTGCAGAAAGGTGAAATCTTACCCGGTCAGGTTATCGTTATTCGGAACGCCGGGCCAAAAGGTGGTCCCGGTATGAGCGAGATGCTGAAACCAACCTCGGCCATCATGGGCGCGGGTCTAGGCGACAAAGTAGCGCTGATCACCGATGGACGCTTTTCGGGTGGTACCCACGGCTTTGTCGTGGGACACGTTACGCCCGAGGCTTTCGACGGTGGACCAATCGCGCTGGTACATGACGGCGACCGCATTACCATCGACGCCACTACCCGCCAGCTGATTCTGCACATTTCGGACGAAGAGATGGCGCAGCGTAAAAGCGAATGGAAGCAACCGGCTCCCCGCTTCACAAAAGGGACGCTGGGTAAGTACATCCGCAATGTAAAATCGGCGAGCGAAGGCTGCGTAACGGACGAAGCCTAA
- a CDS encoding ketol-acid reductoisomerase (KEGG: fph:Fphi_1550 ketol-acid reductoisomerase~TIGRFAM: ketol-acid reductoisomerase~PFAM: Acetohydroxy acid isomeroreductase catalytic domain protein; acetohydroxy acid isomeroreductase): protein MATINFGGVEEQVVTREEFPLEKAREVLANETIAVIGYGVQGPGQSLNMRDNGFNVIVGQRKGKTYDKAVADGWVPGETLFEIEEALEKGTIICFLLSDAAQIELWPTVKAALKPGKSLYFSHGFGVTYKEKTGIVPPADVDVFLVAPKGSGTSLRRLFVEGKGLNSSFAIYQDASGNARTKAIAMGIGVGSGYLFETDFYKEVTSDLTGERGTLMGAIQGIFAAQYEVLRANGHSPSEAFNETVEELTQSLMPLVAENGMDWMYANCSTTAQRGALDWWKPFRDATKPVFEQLYNSVKTQEQAEISITRNSQPDYREKLEVELAELRESEMWQAGKAVRSLRPERS from the coding sequence ATGGCAACGATTAATTTCGGAGGAGTTGAGGAACAAGTAGTAACACGGGAAGAATTTCCGTTAGAAAAAGCCCGTGAGGTGCTGGCCAATGAAACCATTGCGGTTATTGGGTATGGCGTACAGGGTCCCGGCCAGTCGTTAAATATGCGCGACAATGGCTTCAACGTTATCGTTGGACAACGTAAAGGCAAAACATACGATAAAGCCGTTGCTGATGGCTGGGTGCCTGGCGAAACGCTGTTCGAAATTGAAGAAGCGTTGGAAAAAGGTACGATCATTTGCTTCCTGCTCTCCGATGCCGCTCAGATTGAACTGTGGCCAACGGTGAAAGCTGCGCTTAAACCCGGCAAATCGCTGTATTTCTCGCACGGCTTTGGCGTAACGTATAAAGAAAAAACCGGTATTGTTCCACCTGCTGATGTCGATGTATTCCTCGTAGCTCCCAAAGGGTCGGGCACGTCGCTGCGTCGCCTGTTCGTAGAAGGCAAAGGGCTGAACTCCAGCTTTGCTATCTACCAGGATGCTTCGGGCAACGCACGCACCAAAGCCATCGCTATGGGTATCGGCGTAGGCTCGGGCTACCTGTTCGAAACTGATTTCTACAAAGAAGTAACCTCCGACCTGACCGGCGAGCGTGGTACGCTGATGGGTGCCATTCAGGGTATCTTTGCCGCTCAGTATGAAGTACTGCGCGCCAACGGCCACAGCCCTTCGGAAGCCTTCAACGAAACGGTTGAAGAGCTGACCCAGTCGCTGATGCCGCTGGTAGCCGAAAACGGTATGGACTGGATGTACGCCAACTGTTCGACAACGGCCCAGCGCGGTGCCCTCGATTGGTGGAAGCCTTTCCGCGATGCGACCAAGCCCGTATTCGAGCAACTGTACAACTCAGTAAAAACGCAGGAGCAGGCCGAAATCAGCATTACGCGTAACTCGCAGCCCGACTACCGCGAAAAACTGGAAGTTGAACTGGCCGAACTGCGCGAATCAGAAATGTGGCAGGCGGGTAAAGCTGTTCGTTCACTGCGTCCGGAGCGGAGCTAA
- a CDS encoding glucokinase regulatory-like protein (TIGRFAM: glucokinase regulatory-like protein~KEGG: pmr:PMI3138 phosphosugar binding/isomerase) — protein MTTETTSHYDHLEQMSVHDLLTNINKEDKTVPLAVEQAIPQIDALVSQIVVRMKQGGRLIYIGAGTSGRLGVVDASECPPTYGVPHDLVIGLMAGGDGAIRKAVEFAEDDAEQAWKDIAPYQPDELDTVIGIAASGRTPYVIGGLNEARKAGLLTGCVVCNAGSAVAQAAEFPVEVVTGPEFVTGSTRMKAGTAQKLVLNMISTAVMIQLGRVKGNKMVDMQLTNIKLQDRAAKMVMSELNVDREQAEALLAQFGNVRGAIEGFAREKPL, from the coding sequence ATGACAACCGAAACGACTTCTCATTACGATCATCTGGAGCAAATGTCGGTCCACGACTTGCTGACAAACATTAATAAAGAAGACAAGACTGTACCGCTGGCTGTTGAACAGGCCATTCCGCAAATTGATGCGCTGGTTTCGCAGATTGTTGTCCGTATGAAGCAGGGCGGACGGCTTATTTATATAGGAGCCGGGACAAGCGGTCGATTAGGCGTCGTTGATGCGTCCGAATGTCCGCCAACCTATGGCGTTCCGCACGATCTGGTTATTGGCCTGATGGCTGGTGGCGACGGGGCGATTCGGAAAGCGGTTGAATTTGCGGAAGACGACGCCGAGCAGGCCTGGAAAGATATAGCCCCTTATCAGCCTGACGAACTCGATACCGTAATTGGCATTGCGGCATCGGGCCGGACACCTTATGTAATTGGCGGGTTGAACGAGGCTCGTAAAGCCGGACTGCTAACGGGCTGTGTTGTCTGTAATGCAGGGTCAGCGGTGGCTCAGGCTGCTGAGTTTCCGGTTGAAGTGGTTACAGGGCCGGAGTTCGTTACCGGAAGCACCCGTATGAAAGCTGGAACGGCTCAGAAACTGGTTCTCAATATGATCTCGACGGCCGTTATGATTCAGTTAGGGCGAGTGAAAGGCAATAAGATGGTCGATATGCAACTGACCAATATTAAGTTACAGGATCGGGCTGCCAAGATGGTGATGAGCGAACTCAACGTAGACCGCGAGCAGGCAGAAGCGCTACTGGCTCAGTTTGGCAATGTTCGTGGCGCTATCGAAGGGTTTGCGCGGGAGAAGCCATTATAA
- a CDS encoding acetolactate synthase, large subunit, biosynthetic type (TIGRFAM: acetolactate synthase, large subunit, biosynthetic type~PFAM: thiamine pyrophosphate protein TPP binding domain protein; thiamine pyrophosphate protein domain protein TPP-binding; thiamine pyrophosphate protein central region~KEGG: ftn:FTN_1042 acetolactate synthase large subunit) produces the protein MEAIASIKPETAHAVDTAPAVAPDATYINGSHALMRCLLAEGVDTIFGYPGGAIMPVYDALYDYQDQINHILVRHEQGAGHAAQGYARVSGRAGICLVTSGPGATNLVTAIADALIDSTPLVCIVGQVGRKLLGTDAFQEADVMGVTMPITKWNYQITDPNEVPEILSKAFYIAQSGRPGPVLIDMTKSSQLELMTKPFVYERCQSLVSYRPRRVPKQEQVEAAATLINSAKRPYIFAGHGVQIAKAEAELIEFAEKTGIPVATTLLGQSTISTNHPLYVGWLGMHGNYGPNVMTDQADVIIAIGMRFDDRVTGDASKYIKQAKVIHIEIDPSEIDKIIRADAPVVGDAKEVLKALLPLVKPNDHTVWRNEFRKYDAIENETITVPELTSLDGKIRMAEVIDMLSTKTKGEAVLVTDVGQHQMMASRYYQFRRPNSLVTSGGMGTMGFALPAAFGAQVGAPDRQVVAIIGDGCFQMTLQELGTIVQNKQPVKAIILNNNFLGMVRQWQQLFHERRYSFVELQNPDFITIARGFGMDGQTCDQRDNLSDALDTLLAHEGPFLLEVIVEKEENVFPMVPAGASVSQIRLK, from the coding sequence ATGGAAGCAATCGCCAGTATTAAACCGGAAACCGCTCACGCAGTGGATACAGCCCCAGCGGTTGCCCCGGACGCTACATACATCAACGGCTCGCACGCCCTGATGCGATGCCTGCTAGCCGAAGGCGTCGATACCATTTTCGGTTATCCGGGCGGTGCCATCATGCCCGTTTACGATGCCCTTTACGATTACCAGGATCAGATAAACCATATTCTGGTACGTCACGAGCAGGGGGCCGGTCATGCCGCCCAGGGCTACGCCCGCGTATCGGGCCGGGCTGGCATCTGTCTTGTTACTTCGGGGCCAGGAGCCACCAATCTAGTAACGGCCATTGCCGATGCCCTGATCGACTCTACGCCACTGGTTTGTATTGTTGGGCAGGTTGGCAGAAAACTGTTAGGAACCGATGCGTTTCAGGAAGCGGATGTCATGGGCGTTACCATGCCCATCACCAAGTGGAATTACCAGATCACAGATCCGAACGAAGTACCAGAGATCTTATCGAAAGCCTTTTACATCGCGCAGTCGGGTCGGCCGGGGCCTGTTCTGATCGATATGACCAAAAGCTCGCAGCTGGAGTTAATGACGAAGCCTTTCGTGTACGAACGCTGCCAAAGTCTGGTAAGTTACCGGCCACGACGAGTTCCGAAACAGGAGCAGGTAGAAGCAGCCGCTACGCTGATTAATTCGGCCAAGCGCCCTTACATTTTTGCCGGTCACGGCGTTCAGATCGCCAAAGCGGAAGCCGAATTGATTGAGTTCGCCGAGAAAACAGGCATTCCGGTGGCCACAACCCTGCTGGGGCAATCGACGATTTCGACCAATCACCCCTTGTATGTTGGCTGGCTGGGTATGCACGGCAACTACGGCCCGAATGTCATGACGGATCAGGCCGATGTGATCATCGCCATTGGTATGCGCTTCGACGACCGCGTAACGGGCGACGCCAGCAAGTACATCAAACAGGCGAAAGTCATTCACATCGAAATCGACCCATCGGAGATTGACAAGATCATCCGGGCCGATGCTCCCGTGGTGGGCGATGCCAAAGAAGTCCTGAAAGCGTTGTTACCCCTCGTGAAGCCAAATGACCATACGGTATGGCGTAACGAGTTCCGTAAATATGATGCCATCGAGAACGAGACTATTACGGTTCCTGAACTGACAAGCCTGGACGGCAAAATCAGAATGGCGGAAGTCATCGACATGCTGTCGACGAAAACAAAAGGCGAAGCCGTTCTCGTAACCGACGTAGGCCAGCACCAGATGATGGCATCGCGCTATTACCAGTTCCGTCGGCCCAACAGCCTGGTTACGTCGGGAGGGATGGGCACTATGGGCTTTGCCTTACCGGCCGCTTTCGGTGCGCAGGTTGGCGCTCCAGACCGTCAGGTGGTAGCCATCATTGGCGACGGTTGCTTCCAGATGACCTTGCAGGAACTGGGCACTATTGTGCAGAACAAGCAACCCGTTAAGGCCATCATCCTGAACAATAACTTTCTGGGCATGGTACGCCAGTGGCAGCAGTTGTTCCACGAACGGCGCTATTCGTTCGTAGAACTACAGAATCCAGACTTCATTACCATTGCCAGGGGTTTTGGTATGGACGGCCAAACCTGCGACCAGCGGGATAACCTCTCCGACGCACTCGACACGCTGCTGGCCCATGAAGGCCCATTCCTGCTCGAAGTGATCGTTGAAAAAGAGGAGAACGTATTCCCGATGGTTCCCGCCGGGGCCAGCGTTTCGCAGATTAGACTTAAATAA
- a CDS encoding N-acyl-D-glucosamine 2-epimerase-like protein (KEGG: hypothetical protein ; K01787 N- acylglucosamine 2-epimerase), with translation MLDFPKLSATYQQALLRQVVPFWLKNSRDELCGGYFDLLSTLGEVIEGDKFVSLQAQQVWAFSWLYTNLDGQTAWLEHARHGAAFLSQFAHQDTLDCYARLDRRGRPVHQPADLIPDCFATMAYAQLHRATGEDEWAMLAKQTLTNLLERRADTRAEQARHVGNFQHLQQLSETAALLKLVLDMQPLLDEERGKEAIDLIIHEIQHEFLDRRSETLLDSVLPEGAFVNTPEGRRLNVGLTFQTAGYLLDFYAESASVRNTPGVNTNRKLAIQVTGWCLRLCEQAWDETNAGLNQYIDFKQQASIFPDWQQKWGWVQLEALMALLKSYVQTRQPDCLKWFKRIHDYTFQHFPDPKQTGWHLVLDTYAHPLLAAKAIPSVGCYSLIRCLAETSQLLTKCEPLQKTQRTGRAGISLNS, from the coding sequence GTGCTCGATTTTCCGAAACTTTCCGCTACCTATCAGCAGGCCTTGTTAAGACAGGTTGTTCCCTTCTGGCTCAAAAACAGCCGGGATGAACTGTGTGGTGGTTATTTCGATCTGTTATCAACGTTGGGAGAGGTAATCGAGGGCGATAAGTTCGTGTCGCTGCAAGCCCAACAGGTGTGGGCTTTTTCCTGGCTGTATACTAACCTCGACGGACAGACTGCCTGGCTCGAACATGCCCGACATGGTGCCGCTTTCCTGAGCCAGTTTGCGCATCAGGACACGCTGGACTGCTATGCCCGGCTCGACCGGCGAGGTCGCCCGGTTCATCAGCCAGCCGATTTAATTCCGGATTGTTTTGCAACGATGGCTTACGCGCAACTCCATCGCGCAACCGGAGAAGACGAGTGGGCAATGCTGGCAAAGCAAACGCTTACCAATTTGCTCGAACGCCGGGCCGATACCAGGGCTGAGCAGGCACGACATGTCGGCAACTTTCAGCACCTACAACAGTTAAGCGAAACGGCGGCCCTGCTCAAACTGGTACTGGACATGCAGCCCCTGCTGGATGAAGAAAGAGGAAAAGAAGCTATCGATCTGATCATACACGAGATCCAGCACGAGTTTCTGGATCGACGTTCCGAAACACTCCTTGACAGCGTATTGCCGGAAGGCGCATTCGTTAACACGCCCGAAGGCCGACGCTTGAATGTAGGGTTAACGTTCCAAACGGCTGGCTATCTCCTCGACTTCTACGCAGAGAGTGCTTCGGTCAGGAATACGCCGGGTGTCAACACAAACCGTAAGCTGGCCATACAGGTAACGGGCTGGTGTCTGCGTCTGTGTGAGCAAGCCTGGGACGAGACCAATGCGGGCCTGAATCAGTACATTGATTTCAAGCAGCAGGCATCAATTTTTCCGGACTGGCAGCAAAAATGGGGCTGGGTACAGCTGGAAGCCTTGATGGCCTTGTTGAAGAGTTATGTACAAACCCGTCAGCCCGACTGCCTGAAATGGTTCAAACGCATTCATGATTACACCTTTCAGCACTTCCCCGATCCCAAACAGACGGGCTGGCACCTGGTGCTGGACACATACGCACACCCCCTGCTTGCAGCTAAAGCAATTCCATCGGTCGGTTGCTACTCACTTATCCGATGCCTGGCCGAAACAAGTCAGTTGCTGACCAAATGTGAACCGCTGCAGAAAACGCAGCGAACCGGCCGGGCGGGTATTTCGCTTAATTCTTAA
- a CDS encoding acetolactate synthase, small subunit (TIGRFAM: acetolactate synthase, small subunit~PFAM: amino acid-binding ACT domain protein; Acetolactate synthase, small subunit-like~KEGG: afw:Anae109_1878 acetolactate synthase, small subunit): MTTYTICIFTENTIGLLNRITIIFTRRRINIESLTVSETERKGVSRFTIVIKHESREEVEKLVRQIRKIVEVMAVFGYLNDEIVYNEIALFKISTPLGSKSLDVETINKKYKAWVVYWGLDYVVIEKTGNDTEIFEFFGYLKQYEILEFVRSGRVAVGKTEKGLVEYLPEAEWAYYL; the protein is encoded by the coding sequence ATGACGACCTACACAATCTGCATATTCACGGAAAATACCATCGGGCTGCTTAACCGCATCACGATCATTTTCACCCGTCGACGCATCAATATTGAGAGCCTGACCGTTTCAGAAACGGAACGAAAAGGGGTATCCCGGTTCACGATTGTGATCAAGCACGAATCGCGGGAGGAAGTCGAAAAACTTGTTCGCCAGATCCGCAAAATCGTGGAAGTAATGGCGGTTTTCGGCTATCTCAACGACGAGATTGTCTATAACGAAATTGCGCTTTTCAAGATTTCGACCCCGCTGGGCAGCAAATCGCTGGATGTTGAGACGATCAATAAAAAATACAAAGCCTGGGTTGTTTACTGGGGTTTGGATTATGTCGTTATCGAGAAAACTGGTAATGATACCGAGATCTTCGAATTTTTCGGATACCTCAAGCAGTACGAGATTCTGGAGTTCGTTCGTTCCGGGCGCGTGGCGGTCGGCAAGACCGAAAAGGGCCTGGTCGAGTACCTGCCCGAAGCCGAATGGGCTTATTATTTATAA
- a CDS encoding ATP-dependent protease La (KEGG: ade:Adeh_1707 ATP-dependent protease La~TIGRFAM: ATP-dependent protease La~PFAM: peptidase S16 lon domain protein; AAA ATPase central domain protein; ATPase associated with various cellular activities AAA_5~SMART: peptidase S16 lon domain protein; AAA ATPase), whose amino-acid sequence MHLDQDLATRLLMTDFDSDNLEIVPLGSPEGLDDDYELPANLPILPVRNTVLFPGMVIPVTVGRSKSIRLVKKAYKGNRIIGVVAQLNQQKDEPTVDDLYRFGTVAYIIKMITLPDGNITIIIQGKKRFEVQQITQEEPFMTAQVRQIDDSFPNVTKKEGKALLQSLKDAAYKMLRLNPEIPQEARIALDNIESPNFLLHFLSSNVNADVADKQRLLETLEGNQQANLLLEFMLREVQLLELKREIQSKASSDLDQQQRDYYLRQQMKVLQDELGMENPDRDIDELRIKADRKKWSSEVRAHFDKELTKLQRINPMAPEYPVTMNYVELMVDLPWNEYTKDNFDLKRAQKILDTDHFGLEKVKERIIEYLAVLKLKNDMKAPILCLYGPPGVGKTSLGKSVAKALGRKYSRMALGGVHDEAEIRGHRKTYIGAMPGKVIQNIRKCGTANPVFILDEIDKVSSDFRGDPSSALLEVLDPEQNSTFMDNYLETEFDLSRVLFIATANSLDTIHPALRDRMEIIDIAGYTVEEKVQIAKKYLIPKQRRDHGLKPKDLAFDDKAVLRIIEGYTRESGVRNLEQKIGALIRKVAKSIAMEEEYNHTIKVNDIPKMLGVEIFDKELYADDDIAGIVTGLAWTQVGGEILLIESSLSRGKGVLTLSGQLGDVMKESAITALSYLKAHADDLGIDYRIFSHYDLHIHIPAGAVPKDGPSAGITMLTSMTSIYTQRKVKPYLAMTGEVTLRGKVLPVGGIKEKILAANRAGIKELILCSKNRKDIEEINQSYIKDLVFHYADTVDQVLEIALLPGKVGKPMKFILPEEKEPREVEKVY is encoded by the coding sequence ATGCATTTAGACCAAGATTTAGCTACCCGTTTGTTAATGACCGATTTCGATTCGGACAATTTGGAAATTGTGCCGCTTGGGTCGCCGGAGGGGTTAGATGATGATTACGAACTGCCGGCAAATCTTCCCATTTTGCCGGTTCGCAATACCGTTTTGTTTCCAGGAATGGTTATCCCCGTTACGGTTGGACGGTCGAAGTCAATCCGATTAGTAAAAAAAGCGTATAAGGGGAACAGAATTATAGGTGTTGTTGCTCAGTTGAATCAGCAAAAAGACGAACCTACGGTCGATGATCTTTATCGGTTCGGGACAGTCGCCTATATCATCAAGATGATTACGTTGCCCGATGGCAACATAACCATAATCATTCAGGGTAAGAAGCGTTTTGAAGTTCAGCAAATCACGCAGGAGGAGCCGTTTATGACGGCTCAGGTCCGGCAAATTGACGACTCATTCCCTAATGTAACCAAGAAGGAAGGTAAAGCTCTGTTGCAATCGCTGAAAGACGCTGCGTATAAGATGTTGCGTCTGAATCCGGAAATTCCGCAGGAAGCCCGCATTGCGCTCGATAACATCGAAAGCCCGAACTTCCTGCTGCACTTTTTATCCTCGAACGTTAATGCCGATGTAGCGGATAAACAGCGGCTTCTGGAAACCCTCGAAGGTAACCAGCAGGCTAACCTGCTCCTTGAGTTTATGCTTCGCGAAGTGCAGTTGCTCGAACTCAAGCGCGAAATTCAGTCGAAAGCGTCGTCTGACCTCGACCAGCAGCAGCGCGATTACTACCTCCGTCAGCAGATGAAGGTTCTCCAGGATGAACTGGGGATGGAAAACCCGGATCGGGATATCGACGAACTACGCATTAAAGCTGACCGCAAGAAATGGTCGAGCGAGGTGCGGGCTCATTTCGATAAGGAACTGACCAAGTTACAGCGCATAAATCCCATGGCACCCGAGTATCCGGTTACCATGAACTACGTTGAGCTGATGGTCGACCTGCCCTGGAATGAATACACCAAGGACAACTTCGACCTGAAGCGCGCTCAGAAAATTTTGGATACGGATCATTTCGGTCTGGAAAAAGTAAAAGAACGGATCATTGAATACCTCGCCGTTCTGAAGCTTAAAAACGACATGAAAGCGCCAATCCTTTGCCTATACGGCCCACCGGGTGTGGGTAAAACCTCGCTGGGAAAATCGGTAGCAAAGGCGCTGGGCCGGAAATATAGCCGGATGGCCCTGGGTGGCGTACACGACGAAGCCGAAATTCGTGGTCACCGCAAAACATATATCGGCGCCATGCCGGGCAAAGTCATTCAGAATATTCGCAAATGCGGTACGGCCAACCCCGTATTTATTCTGGACGAAATCGACAAGGTCAGTTCCGATTTCCGGGGCGACCCATCGTCGGCCTTGCTCGAAGTACTGGACCCTGAGCAGAACTCGACGTTCATGGACAATTACCTCGAAACCGAGTTCGACCTCTCGCGGGTATTGTTCATTGCCACGGCTAACTCGCTCGACACCATCCACCCCGCCCTGCGCGACCGGATGGAAATCATCGACATTGCGGGGTATACCGTTGAGGAGAAAGTGCAGATTGCCAAGAAATACCTCATTCCCAAACAACGCCGGGATCACGGCCTCAAGCCAAAGGACTTGGCCTTCGACGACAAAGCCGTTTTACGCATCATTGAAGGATATACCCGTGAATCGGGCGTCCGGAATCTGGAGCAGAAAATTGGCGCGTTGATCCGGAAAGTGGCCAAGTCCATTGCTATGGAGGAGGAATACAACCATACAATTAAAGTCAATGACATCCCCAAAATGCTCGGCGTCGAAATCTTCGATAAAGAACTCTACGCTGATGATGACATTGCTGGTATTGTAACGGGTCTGGCCTGGACACAGGTTGGGGGCGAAATTCTATTGATCGAATCCAGTCTGAGCCGGGGCAAGGGAGTGCTTACATTATCGGGGCAACTTGGTGATGTAATGAAGGAATCGGCTATTACGGCCCTCTCCTACCTGAAAGCCCATGCCGACGATCTGGGCATCGATTATCGCATTTTCAGCCATTACGACCTGCACATCCACATTCCTGCCGGTGCTGTTCCTAAAGACGGACCTTCGGCTGGGATTACCATGCTCACGTCGATGACATCTATTTACACCCAGCGTAAAGTGAAGCCTTATCTGGCTATGACCGGTGAGGTGACCCTGCGGGGTAAAGTGTTGCCCGTAGGTGGTATCAAGGAAAAAATTCTGGCGGCTAACCGGGCAGGTATTAAAGAGCTTATCCTTTGTTCGAAAAACCGAAAAGACATTGAGGAGATCAACCAGTCGTATATTAAAGACCTGGTGTTCCACTATGCCGATACGGTCGATCAGGTGCTTGAAATCGCTTTACTTCCTGGTAAGGTTGGTAAGCCGATGAAGTTTATCCTTCCTGAAGAAAAAGAGCCGCGCGAAGTAGAGAAAGTATATTGA